From Rana temporaria chromosome 7, aRanTem1.1, whole genome shotgun sequence, the proteins below share one genomic window:
- the LOC120945718 gene encoding olfactory receptor 2A12-like, giving the protein MNGLFVFFLLIYLMTLITNLLIFFLVLTDYNLHNPMYFFLANLAFLDMSYSSVTAPRMLFDLVTKSRSISIPACIAQVFFYISLAISETLLLSAMSYDRYIAICHPLHYTLIMSWRVCTRMASLVWVVGWSVSLVHTLFLLRLSFCRTSSIHSFFCDLPHLYQITCTDTFINMVVVFVAGGGFGLGVVLMTFLPYVYILRTILRIRSKTGKRKAFSTCTSHLTVVFIFYGSIIFIYLVPSSINMFNLYKLFSVTSALINPLLNPLIYSLRNKDLMEALLRSYYHLKLFQASF; this is encoded by the coding sequence ATGAATGGACTTTTTGTGTTCTTCCTTCTCATCTATCTGATGACTCTTATCACAAaccttcttatttttttcttggtCCTCACTGACTACAATCTGCACAacccaatgtatttttttcttgccaaCTTGGCATTTCTGGACATGTCCTATTCATCAGTGACGGCACCAAGGATGCTCTTTGATTTGGTCACAAAAAGCCGATCAATATCCATTCCTGCCTGTATAGCCCAAGTCTTTTTCTACATCTCCCTTGCTATCTCAGAAACGCTCTTGCTCTCGGCTATGTCCTACGACCGCTACATTGCCATCTGTCACCCCCTACATTACACACTAATTATGTCTTGGAGGGTCTGTACTCGTATGGCCTCCCTGGTCTGGGTTGTAGGATGGTCTGTATCTTTGGTTCATACTTTATTTTTGCTCAGGTTGTCCTTTTGCAGAACATCTTCCATCCACAGCTTCTTCTGTGACCTTCCACACTTATATCAAATCACATGTACTGACACCTTCATAAACATGGTGGTCGTATTTGTAGCAGGCGGTGGTTTTGGATTAGGAGTCGTTCTTATGACCTTCCTTCCCTATGTCTATATTCTCAGGACCATCCTCAGAATCCGTAGCAAGACTGGAAAGAGGAAAGCCTTCTCCACCTGCACCTCACACCTCACCGTGGTATTCATATTTTATGGCTCCATAATTTTTATTTACTTGGTTCCATCTTCCATTAATATGTTCAATTTATACAAACTGTTTTCAGTCACATCTGCCCTGATTAACCCATTGCTGAATCCTCTGATCTACAGCCTGAGGAACAAAGATCTCATGGAGGCACTGCTGAGGTCTTATTATCACTTAAAGTTATTCCAGGCATCATTCTGA